A genomic stretch from Edaphobacter aggregans includes:
- a CDS encoding enoyl-ACP reductase, translated as MIDLKGKVAVVFGLANKRSIAWGIAQKLSEAGATLAICYQNERLQRDADELAADLPNTKTFRCDVSIDTDIDAVFEQLKAAYGKLDIIVHSIGFAPNIKNTVLQTAREDFRIAFDISAYSLVALARVAQPLMTDGGSILTLTYYGADKVFPNYNIMGPAKAALESIVRYLAADLGPSKIRVNAISAGPIKTLAARGISDFTSILTAVEQRAPLHRNVDQLEVGNAALFLSSDLASGITGEITFVDCGYNATGL; from the coding sequence ATGATCGACCTAAAAGGCAAAGTAGCCGTCGTCTTCGGCTTGGCCAACAAGCGCAGCATCGCCTGGGGTATCGCCCAGAAGCTCTCCGAAGCCGGCGCCACCCTCGCCATCTGCTACCAGAACGAACGCCTCCAGCGTGACGCCGACGAGTTGGCCGCCGACCTGCCCAACACCAAAACCTTCCGCTGCGACGTCTCCATCGACACCGACATCGACGCCGTCTTCGAGCAGCTCAAAGCCGCCTACGGCAAGCTCGACATCATCGTGCACTCCATCGGCTTCGCTCCTAACATCAAGAACACGGTCCTCCAGACTGCCCGCGAAGACTTCCGCATCGCCTTCGACATCAGTGCCTACTCACTCGTCGCCCTGGCCCGCGTCGCCCAGCCGCTGATGACGGACGGAGGCTCCATCCTTACCCTCACCTACTACGGCGCCGACAAGGTCTTCCCCAACTACAACATCATGGGCCCCGCCAAGGCTGCGCTTGAGTCCATCGTCCGCTACCTCGCCGCCGACCTCGGCCCCAGCAAGATCCGCGTCAACGCTATCTCCGCCGGCCCCATCAAAACCCTCGCCGCTCGCGGAATCAGCGACTTCACCAGCATCCTCACCGCCGTTGAGCAGCGCGCCCCGCTCCACCGCAACGTAGACCAGCTCGAAGTCGGCAACGCCGCCCTATTCCTCTCGAGCGACCTCGCAAGCGGAATCACCGGCGAAATCACCTTCGTAGACTGCGGCTACAACGCCACTGGCCTGTAA
- a CDS encoding metal-dependent hydrolase family protein gives MKTLVGALALVSVAVTSLAQAPAAAKPAFVLHAARMLDVSAGKIITPGEVLVEGERITAAGPNVAHPAGAKVIDLGDTTLMPGLIDAHVHLFLHPGAEDLQTVEESVPQRTLIAADAARLDLLAGFTAERDMGTEGAGCADVAVRNAINSGLILGPRMRMSCNAVDILGGHEDANDFNPAQHVLSNADYANSLQQLVEVIRQQRKDGADFTKIYETGPDSLHNGVFQTPYQYTEAELAAAVAEAARTGGDRTSGRGVAVHATGEPGTGYAVAAGVASVDHAYQLSDATMKAMHDKEIYAVPTFAIAEYFADQAATPERAAYLRGEQAYHAAEFKKQMAIGVPFAVGSDVGPFPHGTQAREMELMVEYGMKPADVLRADLLHGAKLLGWGGQIGELKPSYYADIIAVQGNPLDDISTLRKVTFVMKNGAVVKQ, from the coding sequence ATGAAGACTCTCGTCGGTGCTCTCGCTCTCGTGTCTGTGGCGGTAACCTCTCTTGCCCAAGCTCCCGCCGCGGCAAAACCAGCCTTCGTGCTCCACGCTGCACGGATGCTCGATGTCTCCGCTGGAAAGATCATCACACCCGGCGAAGTTCTCGTCGAAGGCGAGCGCATCACCGCCGCAGGCCCCAACGTAGCGCACCCAGCCGGCGCTAAGGTCATCGACCTTGGCGACACGACCCTGATGCCAGGCTTGATCGACGCCCACGTGCACCTCTTCCTCCATCCCGGAGCCGAAGACCTGCAAACCGTCGAAGAGAGCGTCCCGCAGCGAACACTGATCGCCGCCGACGCCGCAAGGCTCGACCTCCTCGCAGGCTTCACTGCCGAGCGCGACATGGGCACCGAAGGCGCAGGCTGTGCCGATGTAGCCGTACGCAACGCCATCAACTCCGGCCTGATCCTCGGCCCCCGCATGCGCATGAGCTGCAACGCTGTCGACATCCTTGGAGGCCACGAAGACGCAAACGATTTCAATCCGGCGCAACACGTACTCTCGAACGCCGACTACGCAAACTCACTCCAGCAGCTAGTCGAAGTCATCCGCCAGCAGCGCAAAGACGGAGCCGACTTCACTAAGATCTACGAAACCGGACCAGACTCCCTCCACAACGGAGTCTTCCAAACGCCCTACCAATACACCGAAGCCGAACTAGCAGCCGCCGTAGCCGAAGCCGCACGCACAGGCGGAGACCGCACCTCCGGACGAGGAGTAGCAGTCCACGCCACGGGAGAGCCCGGCACAGGCTACGCCGTAGCAGCAGGTGTCGCCTCCGTCGACCACGCTTACCAGCTAAGCGACGCCACGATGAAGGCGATGCACGACAAGGAGATCTACGCCGTCCCCACCTTCGCCATCGCCGAGTACTTCGCCGACCAGGCCGCCACACCCGAACGCGCCGCCTATCTCCGCGGCGAGCAGGCCTACCACGCCGCCGAGTTCAAAAAACAGATGGCCATAGGCGTTCCCTTCGCCGTAGGCAGCGACGTAGGTCCCTTCCCACACGGCACACAAGCCCGCGAGATGGAACTGATGGTTGAGTACGGCATGAAACCAGCGGATGTCCTCCGCGCAGATCTACTCCATGGAGCGAAGCTACTCGGATGGGGCGGACAAATCGGCGAACTCAAACCCAGTTACTACGCAGACATCATCGCAGTCCAGGGCAACCCACTGGACGACATCTCGACCCTACGCAAAGTCACCTTCGTTATGAAGAACGGCGCAGTCGTAAAGCAGTAG
- a CDS encoding ABC-F family ATP-binding cassette domain-containing protein, with protein MPPILNAQGLTKAFGATALFREISFTVSDGDRIGLIGPNGAGKSTLLKVLAGEEDADAGDVAVRKRARIAYVKQESDFAPGLTIRDVLEAALKQGSIAEAEREGRLRETSGRVGFPTLDAQAAKLSGGWRKRLAIAEAVVTHPDVLLLDEPTNHLDLAGIVWLEELLNEGDFACVLVSHDRYFLENVATEIVELNRVYADGLLRVKGTYSKFIEGKQAYLEAQSKLQESLKNRVKTEVEWLRRGPKARATKAKARIDNAHELIGQLKDVNARVQTSTAGIDFSATDRQTKRLVELEDVSITLGDRKIVEGLNFLIANGMRVGLVGPNGSGKTTLLRLLTGELAASAGEVKKAASLKIVYFSQTRELEEGVTLRRALAPDSDSVVYQGRVIHVASYATKFLFTSEQLNQPVERLSGGERARVLIAKLMLEPADLLLLDEPTNDLDIATLEILEESLLEYTGALVLVTHDRYMLDRVSTIVLGLDGKGGAETFADYSQWEQWRGVAVEEPIAPGNTGKAVASVTSPSAPAGKKKLSYLEAREFAGIEASVEAAEEKLQAARAKVEDPIVATDATKLTAALAEMEVAQEEADRLYARWAELTEKAG; from the coding sequence ATGCCACCAATCTTAAATGCGCAGGGGTTGACCAAGGCCTTTGGCGCCACGGCTCTGTTTCGCGAAATCTCCTTCACCGTCTCCGACGGCGACCGCATCGGCCTGATCGGGCCGAACGGAGCAGGCAAGAGCACCTTGCTGAAAGTCCTTGCAGGAGAAGAAGATGCCGACGCAGGGGACGTCGCCGTGCGCAAGCGCGCCCGCATCGCCTACGTAAAGCAGGAGTCGGACTTCGCCCCAGGCCTTACCATCCGCGACGTCCTCGAAGCCGCACTAAAGCAAGGCAGCATCGCAGAAGCCGAACGCGAAGGCAGATTACGCGAGACCAGCGGCCGGGTAGGATTCCCCACGCTCGACGCCCAGGCTGCGAAGCTCAGCGGAGGCTGGCGAAAACGCCTGGCGATAGCAGAGGCCGTCGTAACGCACCCCGACGTGCTTCTGCTCGACGAGCCGACAAATCACCTGGATTTAGCCGGAATCGTCTGGCTCGAGGAGCTTCTGAATGAGGGTGATTTTGCTTGTGTTCTGGTCAGCCATGATCGTTATTTTCTTGAGAATGTTGCGACGGAAATAGTCGAACTGAACCGTGTCTACGCCGACGGCCTGCTGCGCGTGAAAGGAACCTACTCGAAGTTCATCGAAGGCAAACAAGCGTATCTAGAGGCGCAATCAAAGCTGCAGGAATCGCTGAAAAACCGAGTAAAAACCGAAGTCGAATGGCTGCGTCGGGGACCCAAGGCCAGAGCAACGAAGGCAAAGGCACGCATCGACAACGCCCACGAGTTGATCGGCCAATTGAAAGACGTGAACGCACGTGTGCAGACTTCGACGGCAGGAATCGACTTCTCGGCGACCGACAGACAGACGAAGCGCTTGGTTGAGTTGGAAGACGTCAGCATCACGCTCGGTGATCGCAAGATCGTCGAAGGGTTGAATTTCCTGATCGCCAACGGCATGCGCGTCGGCTTAGTAGGGCCGAACGGCAGCGGAAAGACCACACTCCTGCGCCTCCTGACCGGCGAACTAGCGGCTTCCGCGGGTGAAGTGAAGAAAGCTGCCTCACTCAAGATCGTCTACTTCAGCCAGACACGCGAGCTCGAAGAAGGTGTGACGCTGCGCCGAGCGCTCGCCCCCGATTCGGACTCGGTGGTCTATCAGGGTCGCGTGATTCACGTAGCTAGCTACGCCACAAAATTCCTCTTCACCAGCGAGCAGTTAAATCAACCAGTCGAGCGGCTGAGCGGTGGAGAGCGCGCCCGCGTTCTGATCGCAAAGCTGATGCTGGAGCCTGCCGACCTGCTGCTACTCGACGAGCCGACGAACGATTTGGATATTGCGACGCTGGAGATCCTCGAAGAGAGCCTGCTCGAGTACACAGGCGCTCTGGTTCTGGTAACCCACGACCGCTACATGCTCGACCGCGTCTCGACCATCGTCTTAGGGCTCGACGGAAAAGGTGGAGCGGAGACCTTCGCGGACTACTCCCAGTGGGAGCAGTGGCGAGGGGTGGCGGTGGAGGAGCCGATTGCTCCCGGGAATACAGGAAAGGCAGTCGCTTCGGTGACGTCGCCTTCTGCGCCAGCAGGGAAGAAGAAGCTGTCGTATCTGGAGGCTCGGGAGTTTGCGGGGATCGAGGCTTCGGTGGAGGCTGCTGAAGAAAAGCTTCAGGCAGCGAGGGCGAAGGTTGAAGATCCTATCGTGGCAACGGATGCGACGAAGCTGACGGCAGCGCTCGCCGAGATGGAAGTCGCGCAGGAAGAGGCGGATCGACTCTATGCGCGGTGGGCTGAGTTGACCGAGAAGGCCGGGTAG
- a CDS encoding RNA polymerase sigma factor, translating to MLTQVETHRVSLPPSPLCSFQDEDADLTLQLRRNELTDLVVKEKNHFLRIAFSILRDRTEAEDVVHTAFCAAWMAMGRFRGDSSIKTWFTRIVANRAILALRKLRRKTTVFLEDSPEYLHHFEQSFSAAVEDPETIAARQEAVWLVRKHMENLPAEARIMVTLHFFNDCSLQQVAELRGKSRPSVKAHLHRGKAMLRKSICKGRGRTMMTAR from the coding sequence ATGCTCACCCAGGTTGAAACCCATAGGGTCTCTCTCCCCCCTTCTCCCCTATGTTCCTTTCAGGACGAAGATGCAGACCTCACCCTGCAACTGCGTCGAAACGAACTGACAGACCTCGTAGTCAAGGAAAAGAACCATTTCCTGAGAATCGCATTCTCGATTCTGCGAGACCGAACCGAGGCGGAAGACGTTGTCCATACCGCCTTTTGTGCTGCATGGATGGCGATGGGAAGGTTTCGCGGAGACTCTTCCATAAAAACTTGGTTCACAAGAATCGTCGCGAACCGTGCCATCCTGGCTTTGAGGAAGTTGAGAAGAAAGACAACGGTCTTTCTCGAAGATAGCCCTGAGTATCTCCACCACTTCGAGCAAAGCTTCAGCGCTGCAGTCGAGGACCCGGAGACGATCGCTGCACGGCAGGAAGCGGTGTGGCTCGTACGCAAGCACATGGAGAACCTGCCCGCAGAGGCTCGCATCATGGTTACGCTTCACTTTTTCAATGACTGCTCCCTCCAGCAGGTTGCAGAGCTAAGAGGCAAATCCCGCCCTTCGGTGAAGGCTCACCTTCACCGTGGTAAGGCAATGCTGCGGAAAAGCATATGCAAAGGGCGTGGCCGCACGATGATGACTGCACGTTAA
- a CDS encoding cold-shock protein, translating to MAQYRGTVKWFNNAKGYGFLGRNEGADVFVHYTSIQREGYKSLKEGDEVEFDIVQGAKGPQADQVARIAN from the coding sequence GTGGCACAATACAGGGGAACAGTGAAGTGGTTCAACAACGCAAAAGGGTACGGTTTCCTCGGTCGCAATGAGGGCGCCGACGTATTCGTCCATTACACATCCATACAGCGCGAAGGGTATAAGAGCCTCAAAGAAGGCGACGAGGTTGAATTCGATATTGTTCAGGGCGCCAAAGGGCCACAGGCTGATCAGGTAGCCCGCATCGCCAATTAG
- a CDS encoding NUDIX hydrolase, giving the protein MAAQSKKAKKLNASAPSVAAKLSSKSKKSSKKAVLVSSKLSYKGKVFSVFTDTVIEPTGVTNVRDVIRHNGSVVILAVDESKDPKDPEIIFERQYRHAAGQFLYELPAGRVEPNEATLAAAKREMIEETGYRAKRWTLLTKYFASPGFLGEWMQIYLARDIREGVSQPEADEQIEVLRIRLSEALALIAANKIHDGKTLIGLMLYDAARRAGKL; this is encoded by the coding sequence ATGGCCGCCCAGTCAAAGAAAGCAAAGAAATTAAACGCATCCGCGCCCTCCGTAGCCGCCAAACTCTCTTCCAAATCGAAGAAATCGTCGAAAAAAGCTGTTCTGGTGTCTTCGAAACTCTCCTACAAGGGTAAGGTTTTCTCCGTCTTTACGGATACCGTGATCGAGCCCACCGGGGTGACCAATGTGCGGGACGTGATTCGACATAACGGCTCGGTCGTCATTCTGGCTGTAGACGAATCGAAGGACCCCAAAGACCCCGAGATCATCTTCGAACGCCAGTACCGCCACGCCGCTGGTCAGTTCCTGTACGAGCTTCCGGCTGGCCGCGTCGAACCCAACGAGGCCACTCTAGCTGCCGCCAAGCGCGAGATGATCGAAGAGACTGGCTACCGCGCCAAACGCTGGACGCTGCTGACCAAATACTTCGCAAGCCCCGGTTTTCTTGGGGAGTGGATGCAGATCTATCTAGCCCGCGATATCCGCGAAGGAGTCTCGCAGCCCGAGGCCGACGAGCAGATTGAGGTCTTGCGGATTCGGCTGTCGGAGGCCCTGGCCCTTATCGCTGCGAACAAAATCCACGACGGCAAGACCCTGATCGGCCTTATGCTCTACGACGCCGCCCGACGTGCCGGCAAATTGTGA
- a CDS encoding DinB family protein, translating into MTISEILLQDFDSEMKGTRTTLERIPEANPDFKCHEKSMPMGRLAVHVATLPRFGTTILTTDSLDLATEKWPNMDFVSRQKLLADFDELAAKARSALASATDEDLQKHWKMSWGDKPIVDAPRGILYRTMFFNHLIHHRAQLGVYLRLNDVPVPPLYGPSADDSMGF; encoded by the coding sequence ATGACGATCTCCGAAATTCTCCTCCAGGACTTCGACTCCGAGATGAAGGGCACCCGCACCACACTCGAGCGAATCCCCGAAGCCAACCCCGACTTCAAGTGTCACGAGAAGTCCATGCCCATGGGACGCCTCGCCGTCCATGTCGCCACCCTCCCCCGGTTCGGCACCACCATCCTCACCACCGACTCCCTCGACCTCGCCACCGAAAAGTGGCCCAACATGGACTTCGTGTCCCGCCAGAAGCTCCTCGCCGACTTCGACGAACTGGCCGCCAAAGCCCGCAGCGCCCTTGCCTCTGCCACAGACGAAGACCTCCAGAAGCACTGGAAGATGAGCTGGGGAGACAAGCCCATAGTCGACGCTCCCCGTGGCATCCTCTACCGCACAATGTTCTTCAACCACCTCATCCACCACCGCGCTCAGCTAGGCGTCTACCTTCGCCTCAATGACGTGCCGGTTCCGCCGCTCTACGGCCCCTCCGCGGACGATTCCATGGGCTTCTAA
- a CDS encoding EVE domain-containing protein, with product MPYLLKTEPNKYSFEDLVRDGETTWDGISNNQALLTLRNMKKGDKLVIYHSNIGKAAVGLAKVVSVDATDPKNPNVRIAPVKPLKREKPLAEIREAAVFQDSILFRQFRLSVVPVTEDQYDWLVS from the coding sequence ATGCCTTACCTTCTAAAAACCGAACCCAACAAATACTCCTTCGAAGACCTCGTCCGCGACGGCGAGACCACCTGGGACGGCATCAGCAACAACCAGGCCCTCCTCACCCTCCGCAACATGAAGAAGGGCGACAAACTCGTCATCTACCACTCCAACATAGGCAAAGCCGCCGTTGGCCTCGCGAAGGTCGTCTCCGTAGACGCCACCGACCCCAAAAACCCCAACGTCCGCATCGCCCCTGTCAAACCGCTCAAGCGCGAAAAGCCCCTCGCCGAAATCCGCGAAGCCGCCGTCTTCCAAGACTCCATCCTCTTCCGCCAATTCCGCCTCTCCGTAGTCCCTGTCACCGAAGACCAATACGACTGGTTAGTCTCCTAA
- the bshC gene encoding bacillithiol biosynthesis cysteine-adding enzyme BshC, translating to MSVECYPITVLPHVSQIYRDFLTMGEKPADAAIRCWYGAEPFAGKWIGEAAVGADANRLADELKRQNESFGAGAAAMANIEKLRGGARAVVTGQQVVLFGGPLLTLLKAASAVARAKEATRATGIEHVPVFWLATEDHDLAEVDQVSLLTKTTVETLRAGLRVSHAVPVGGVALGPEMESLLERASELLGYAPVTDWLRECYQAHDGHEPTLANAFARLMAKIFAEQGLIVIDASSRECHSLGASTLRYAIEHADELQKALIARSEDLVRNGYHAQVMVAEGASLLFLVDEGTGERVALRRPAEGQWRAGGHIYSSEDLLSILEKTPERLSPNALLRPVFQDTLLPTATYIGGPAEVAYFAQSAVLYDKILGRITPVLPRLSATLIEPAIADIMDKDEVQLPDAMTTADELAQRLGARAMPIPLKRKLAAVGNALDTELEALTEYLRGIDESLGTSAESSGSKMLYQMNRLRRMAATYELQKESSLRKHAEAITLNIYPDGHPQERVLAGVWFLARYGEGLVERLVGVAGNQCPGHVVVRL from the coding sequence ATGAGCGTTGAGTGTTACCCGATAACGGTGTTGCCGCATGTGTCGCAGATCTACCGCGACTTCCTGACCATGGGCGAGAAACCCGCCGATGCGGCGATTCGCTGTTGGTACGGGGCAGAGCCGTTTGCTGGCAAGTGGATCGGCGAGGCGGCCGTGGGGGCCGACGCCAATCGGTTGGCCGACGAGCTGAAGCGGCAGAACGAGAGCTTCGGCGCAGGTGCGGCAGCGATGGCGAACATCGAAAAGCTGCGCGGCGGTGCAAGAGCCGTGGTCACGGGCCAGCAGGTGGTGCTCTTCGGCGGCCCGCTACTGACGCTTTTGAAGGCGGCTTCTGCAGTGGCGCGTGCCAAAGAGGCTACGCGGGCGACCGGTATCGAGCATGTACCGGTCTTCTGGCTCGCAACCGAAGACCACGATCTGGCCGAGGTGGACCAGGTATCGCTACTGACCAAGACCACCGTGGAAACGCTTCGTGCCGGGTTGCGCGTTTCTCATGCCGTGCCTGTGGGCGGAGTGGCCCTGGGGCCGGAGATGGAGTCGCTATTAGAGCGCGCCAGTGAGCTTCTGGGTTACGCCCCGGTCACCGACTGGCTGCGCGAGTGTTACCAGGCACACGACGGACACGAACCGACCCTCGCCAACGCATTCGCACGGCTTATGGCGAAGATATTCGCCGAGCAGGGGCTGATCGTCATCGATGCCTCTTCGCGGGAGTGTCACTCTTTGGGCGCGTCCACGTTGCGCTACGCAATCGAGCACGCCGATGAGCTGCAGAAGGCCCTGATCGCTCGCAGCGAAGACCTGGTACGCAATGGCTACCACGCCCAGGTAATGGTGGCCGAGGGCGCATCCCTCCTCTTCCTTGTAGACGAGGGGACTGGTGAGCGTGTCGCCCTGCGCAGGCCAGCAGAAGGACAATGGCGGGCGGGCGGACATATCTACAGCTCTGAGGACCTGCTGAGCATCCTTGAAAAGACGCCCGAGCGGTTGAGTCCCAACGCCCTGCTGCGACCGGTCTTTCAGGACACGCTGCTCCCGACGGCTACCTACATCGGTGGTCCAGCCGAGGTCGCTTACTTCGCGCAGAGTGCCGTCCTCTACGACAAGATCTTGGGCCGAATCACTCCTGTATTGCCCCGTCTCAGTGCCACGCTCATTGAGCCGGCGATCGCCGACATCATGGACAAGGACGAGGTGCAGCTCCCCGACGCCATGACCACGGCCGACGAGCTTGCACAGCGTCTCGGCGCACGTGCGATGCCCATTCCGCTCAAGAGAAAGCTGGCCGCGGTCGGCAACGCTCTCGATACCGAACTCGAGGCACTTACGGAATATCTGCGCGGCATCGACGAGAGCCTGGGAACCTCCGCGGAGAGCTCGGGGTCGAAGATGCTCTACCAGATGAACCGTCTGCGGCGCATGGCGGCAACCTACGAGCTCCAGAAGGAGTCGAGCCTGCGCAAGCACGCCGAGGCCATTACGCTGAACATCTATCCCGACGGCCACCCGCAGGAGCGTGTTCTGGCAGGGGTATGGTTTCTGGCGAGATACGGCGAGGGCCTCGTGGAGCGCCTGGTCGGTGTGGCAGGAAACCAGTGTCCGGGCCATGTGGTGGTAAGGCTCTGA
- a CDS encoding glutamate racemase, giving the protein MPTPTIGVFDSGFGGLTVLRALLPLIPGAHYIYLGDTARLPYGSKSRETIVRYALSSARFLADQGADLLVIACNTATALALDDIKSNLPIPVIGVIQPGAEAAALSTSKTPAILTLSEQRESKRKNPRISPMAPPRPKGSHVLVLATTATTQSHAYTQALTALGLRATEKACPLLVPLVEEGWIDHPINAAVTLEVLRIYLLEALAEAPDATTLLLGCTHYPLLKPLIETTLRNLHHPMRIIDSAEATAQTVAAHIHTNTTNTPPITINEPAITTPPTCDFYATDSIEKFQRLGSNFLGQPLNKVHLIDLGG; this is encoded by the coding sequence ATGCCCACTCCCACAATAGGCGTCTTCGACTCCGGCTTCGGCGGCCTCACCGTCCTCCGAGCCCTCCTACCACTCATCCCCGGCGCCCACTACATCTACCTCGGTGACACCGCCCGTCTCCCCTACGGATCCAAGTCCCGCGAGACCATCGTCCGCTACGCCCTCTCGAGCGCCCGCTTCCTCGCCGACCAGGGCGCCGACCTCCTCGTCATCGCCTGCAACACCGCCACGGCTTTGGCCCTCGACGACATCAAATCCAACCTCCCCATCCCAGTCATAGGCGTAATCCAACCCGGAGCCGAAGCCGCCGCCCTCAGCACATCGAAAACGCCTGCCATTCTGACCCTGAGCGAGCAGCGCGAGTCGAAGAGGAAGAACCCGCGCATTTCGCCCATGGCGCCCCCGCGCCCCAAGGGCAGCCACGTCCTGGTCCTGGCCACCACAGCCACCACCCAATCCCACGCCTACACCCAGGCCCTCACCGCCCTGGGCCTCCGAGCCACCGAAAAAGCCTGCCCCCTCCTAGTCCCGCTGGTCGAAGAAGGTTGGATCGACCACCCCATCAATGCCGCCGTCACCCTCGAAGTCCTGCGCATCTACCTCCTCGAAGCCCTGGCCGAAGCCCCCGACGCCACCACCCTCCTCCTGGGCTGCACCCACTACCCACTCCTCAAACCACTCATCGAGACCACCCTCCGCAACCTGCACCACCCCATGCGCATCATCGATTCAGCCGAAGCCACTGCCCAAACCGTAGCGGCCCACATCCACACAAACACCACCAACACACCACCAATAACCATCAACGAACCAGCAATAACCACCCCACCAACCTGCGATTTCTACGCCACCGACTCCATAGAAAAATTCCAGCGCCTCGGCTCCAACTTCCTAGGCCAGCCACTCAACAAAGTCCACCTCATCGACCTCGGCGGCTAA